In Thermodesulforhabdus norvegica, a single window of DNA contains:
- the fliD gene encoding flagellar filament capping protein FliD has product MGISLSGLASGIDWQSILEQLREAEQTRLELLNNQKTALEDRLTAWRDLASKLTSLKTAVDDLRDSWDLALYSATLTTSDSSINPDSILSVTTSTDATPGVYQVQVLQIATPQKEYSEAFTSADQDTGKTGTITINGTNITLDGKSLEQIRDEINQLDLGVTASILKVSDNEYRLLITSDNTGSAGFTFDASASDMTFTEQAGTDAQISIDGITITRSSNAISDALTGVTFDILSEAPSTTLTLRIDHDIESIQLKVETFVNAYNDVLDEIAKHLTGSTNADDEAGPLASDFTIQTVKANLQNVYLSAELYEIGITINDNNRLEFDSSEFQNAINSDFESVADKLNSFATSMYQQLNRLTDPVDGTITLKENSLEDRIEGIEERISREQERIDRYIEMLTEQFIRMEEALFDMQSQSTWLSQLFSSSGTSSSGS; this is encoded by the coding sequence ATGGGTATCAGCCTTTCAGGCCTTGCAAGCGGAATCGATTGGCAGTCCATTCTCGAACAACTCAGAGAAGCCGAACAGACACGGCTGGAACTGTTAAATAACCAGAAAACTGCCTTAGAAGACCGTCTGACGGCATGGCGTGATCTCGCCAGTAAATTGACATCTCTTAAGACGGCCGTCGATGACCTCAGAGACTCATGGGATCTGGCCCTCTATTCTGCAACACTCACGACCTCCGACTCCAGCATTAATCCCGATTCGATCCTTTCGGTCACGACTTCAACGGACGCCACCCCCGGGGTTTATCAGGTACAGGTTCTCCAAATCGCCACACCTCAGAAAGAGTACAGCGAAGCTTTTACATCGGCCGATCAGGATACAGGTAAGACCGGAACAATCACAATCAACGGCACCAACATAACTCTGGATGGGAAGTCTCTTGAACAAATCCGGGACGAAATAAACCAGCTTGATCTGGGTGTAACGGCAAGCATACTCAAGGTTTCGGACAACGAGTACCGCCTCTTAATAACTTCAGATAATACGGGCTCGGCCGGCTTTACTTTTGACGCTTCTGCTTCAGATATGACTTTCACGGAGCAGGCCGGAACGGACGCTCAGATCTCAATAGACGGAATCACAATAACGAGGTCGAGTAATGCTATAAGCGATGCACTTACGGGTGTGACCTTCGACATTCTTTCGGAGGCACCATCTACGACGCTCACGTTAAGAATTGATCATGACATCGAATCGATACAGTTAAAAGTGGAGACCTTTGTTAACGCCTATAACGATGTTCTTGATGAAATTGCAAAACACCTGACAGGAAGCACAAATGCCGATGACGAAGCAGGACCGCTTGCAAGTGACTTCACCATTCAGACCGTTAAGGCCAATCTGCAAAATGTTTATCTGAGCGCCGAACTTTATGAAATCGGAATCACCATAAATGACAATAACCGATTGGAGTTCGATAGCTCGGAATTTCAAAATGCAATAAACAGCGATTTTGAATCGGTGGCAGATAAGTTAAACTCCTTTGCAACATCCATGTATCAACAGCTAAATCGATTGACCGATCCCGTTGACGGAACAATTACCCTGAAAGAGAATAGCCTGGAAGACAGAATAGAGGGGATTGAGGAACGGATTTCTCGCGAGCAAGAACGCATTGACAGGTACATAGAGATGTTAACGGAGCAGTTCATCCGTATGGAAGAGGCTCTTTTTGACATGCAGTCTCAGAGCACATGGCTTTCCCAACTCTTTTCATCCTCGGGAACATCATCTTCGGGATCATAG
- a CDS encoding DUF342 domain-containing protein, with protein sequence MELIEQTQELVSQLANHTRLMAQAHELSEAKLGKLRDTCKDLRHRITQNIDNLEKMLNKYRLKDLSLQDKEKAYIELRERILALHDVTVSVIRTLQERMKSTDEEIKRVRMTQKALKSYKYHQFE encoded by the coding sequence ATGGAACTTATCGAGCAAACGCAGGAGCTTGTCTCTCAATTGGCCAACCACACGCGGCTTATGGCTCAAGCGCACGAGCTTTCGGAAGCCAAACTTGGAAAACTGCGCGATACCTGTAAAGATCTCAGGCACCGTATAACCCAAAATATCGACAATCTTGAGAAGATGCTCAACAAATACAGGCTCAAAGACTTATCATTACAGGATAAGGAGAAAGCCTACATCGAACTGAGAGAAAGAATCCTTGCCCTCCACGATGTTACTGTATCGGTAATAAGGACACTACAGGAGCGAATGAAATCGACCGATGAAGAAATAAAAAGGGTGAGAATGACCCAGAAAGCCCTTAAGTCATATAAGTATCATCAATTTGAATAA
- the fliS gene encoding flagellar export chaperone FliS, which yields MPNPLDAYRKTQVETADPVSLVIMCYDAIIDDLKEAQKYHQEKNLEATYDKVRHAQDVITELLVGLDYERGGDIAVNLGRLYNFMLRQLIGVNSRTSPDYYDPLIKIMEELRDAWRQIPRSGLSSTS from the coding sequence ATGCCCAATCCACTGGATGCATACAGAAAAACTCAGGTTGAAACGGCCGATCCGGTGAGCCTGGTAATTATGTGTTACGATGCAATAATCGACGACCTCAAGGAAGCCCAAAAGTACCACCAGGAAAAAAATCTCGAAGCAACCTACGACAAAGTAAGGCACGCACAGGATGTAATCACAGAACTGCTTGTCGGGCTGGATTATGAAAGAGGTGGAGATATTGCCGTTAATCTGGGAAGGCTTTACAATTTTATGCTACGCCAGCTCATTGGAGTAAATTCCAGAACGAGCCCGGACTATTACGATCCGCTGATAAAAATCATGGAAGAGCTCAGGGATGCCTGGAGGCAGATTCCCAGAAGTGGCCTATCGTCCACTTCGTGA